A window of ANME-2 cluster archaeon genomic DNA:
TTCCTCTCCTTATATGTTAGTGTAATGAGTAATGGTATTTGAGGTAGAAATATTTAGTCTTTTGTGGTGCTGTGTATGGGGGTGGGGGAGCTGGTGGAGCGCTTGAAGTTTGAGATGTGATTGGGAATTCAGCTATTCAAAACAGTTAAATCATTACATAATCAATATATGAATCTGGTATAGAAAATCAGGAAAGTTATTAATACACACAATATTTAGGTGAAAATTAGTTATGAGCATTGCTAAAGAAGAAGCAAAGAGACTCATCGAGAAGTTGCCTGACCAGGTTACCTGGGACGACATCATGTATGAGTTCTATGTTAAAAAGAAGTTAGCAGTCGCCCTGAAAGCTGCTGAAGAAGGGCGCATTGTGTCTCATGATGATGTTAAGAAGAGGTTTCTTCCGCAATGAGGATTCTGTGGACTGAACCATCTCTTCAAGACCTTGAGAGTATCAGGGATTACATTAAACGTGATTCAGAATTTTATGCATCCTTGTTCATCGAGAGAATTATTGAAGCAGTGGAAAGGTTGGAAACTTTTCCTGAAATGGGGCGTAAAGTTCCAGAAGCTGAAGAAGAAAATATCAGGGAAATTATTTTCCAGAACTACAGGATTATCTATAGGTTAGAAACTGAACAGGTTTTAATTCTTACAATTCTACATGCAGCCTGCGATTTTAATAAAACAAGAAATACATGGGTTGTAAATTAAGTCGAAAATACGGTCATATTTTGGTTTTGATGGCAGATTTCCGTGTGTAGAGGTTTGAGAGGATGGAGAGGATGTGGGGGCAGAAAGGCTGTGATAGTATAGATCCTGATCTTGTCCACATATTAGTTGAATGTCTGCCAAAATATTTTGTGGGTTATTTATCCGGGATGATGAAAGGTTGAAGTAACAGAATGCCTTGGATGAAATGCTGCGCAGGGGCTGGCGGTGTTCAACAGAATTATATGCAGGGATATTGAAAGTAATTCAATAATTGGCAATAACACGAAACTGCCCGCAGGTGCCCGGATAATCTTCAGTTAAAATCATCCAGGTCGAACACAAGATACCCGCGCTGCCTTAACTCCTCTTTCCCTGCCACCTTTTTTGAAACAATCCCAAAATACTCCTTACGTGCATTATTATTCCAGCGCACAGAGGTTGATTTTTCCATCAGGTCCGAAAGGATATTTTCTGCACCCCCCTTGCTCACATCCTTCCACTTACACTCCACAAAAACAATCTCACCTCTTTCCTCATTCATCCCCACAATGTCAATTTCCTTATCCTTGTGCCACCACCTGCCGATCCTTGAGAACGAAAACTCATCGAAAATATGTTTCTGCATTATCAGTTCCTTAACCAGCATTTCAAACATCTGCCCGCAGTATAATGGAAAATCCTGCTTGATCAAGCCCAGGACCTCTTCGTTCCTGTTGGCCTCCAGGTCGATCCTGTTCGGGTAGATGTACCTGAACCAAAAGTTAAAATACGGCTCTGAGATGGAATAGAGCCGCTTTTTGAATTTTGAAGACGCAGTCACGGGAATTTCCTCCTGCAAAATGTGCAGCCTTCGCAGCACACCCAGGTATTTGGATACCATGCTTTTATCAAGACCAGTATAGTTGCATATCTCCCCAAGGGTGTTGTACCCCAGTGCTATGGCTTTGAAAATACGCTTGTAATTCTTTGGCTCCCTGAACTCTTCATTTAAGAGGAATTCGACTTCCTGTGAAAGATAAGTGCCTTTTGTAATCACGTTGTCCAGCACATTATCCCA
This region includes:
- a CDS encoding ATP-binding protein gives rise to the protein MYQQKFVNRENELHFLESRYNSNSPEFIVIYGRRRVGKTELMLKFLENKQGIYFLASTEGDKQNIRDFSVRLGKVINDENFGKIEFSGWQSLFETLFKHRTFHELVTKDKFVIIIDEFPFLIYNNRSIPSIFQKMWELNLKHENVMLILSGSAVSVMESEVLGYKSPLYGRRTGQWQVAPLDFIHLKDFLPYATEDLVRTWFVSGGIPEYLLKFDTSLTFWDNVLDNVITKGTYLSQEVEFLLNEEFREPKNYKRIFKAIALGYNTLGEICNYTGLDKSMVSKYLGVLRRLHILQEEIPVTASSKFKKRLYSISEPYFNFWFRYIYPNRIDLEANRNEEVLGLIKQDFPLYCGQMFEMLVKELIMQKHIFDEFSFSRIGRWWHKDKEIDIVGMNEERGEIVFVECKWKDVSKGGAENILSDLMEKSTSVRWNNNARKEYFGIVSKKVAGKEELRQRGYLVFDLDDFN
- a CDS encoding type II toxin-antitoxin system RelE/ParE family toxin; this translates as MRILWTEPSLQDLESIRDYIKRDSEFYASLFIERIIEAVERLETFPEMGRKVPEAEEENIREIIFQNYRIIYRLETEQVLILTILHAACDFNKTRNTWVVN